A genomic region of Methanosarcina thermophila TM-1 contains the following coding sequences:
- the cyaB gene encoding class IV adenylate cyclase: MIEIEVKVRADHSKARPILDKIGAIKVGVESQSDIYFAAPHRDFAKTDEALRIRSSDGEAVLTYKGPKLDSVSKTRKEFETPVDEAATIEILHALGFREAGVVRKKREVFSAGEITICLDAVEGLGEFLEVEIVAENETELETSRAKLFELLKQFDAGEKDSIRTSYLEMVMEKNKS; this comes from the coding sequence ATGATCGAAATCGAGGTCAAGGTCAGAGCAGATCATTCAAAAGCCCGCCCTATTCTGGATAAAATTGGGGCAATAAAAGTAGGTGTTGAAAGCCAATCTGACATTTATTTTGCAGCTCCTCACAGGGATTTTGCGAAAACCGATGAAGCACTCCGAATCCGTTCTTCAGACGGCGAGGCTGTACTGACCTACAAAGGTCCTAAACTCGATAGCGTTTCCAAAACCCGGAAAGAATTTGAAACTCCTGTAGACGAGGCTGCCACAATAGAAATCCTGCATGCTCTCGGCTTCCGAGAAGCCGGAGTAGTCCGCAAAAAAAGAGAAGTTTTCAGCGCAGGAGAAATAACTATCTGCCTCGATGCTGTTGAAGGGCTCGGAGAATTCCTTGAGGTCGAAATCGTGGCTGAAAATGAAACTGAGCTTGAAACCTCAAGGGCGAAATTATTTGAATTGCTAAAACAGTTTGACGCCGGGGAAAAGGATTCGATCAGGACTTCTTACCTTGAGATGGTGATGGAGAAAAATAAAAGTTAA
- a CDS encoding Zn-ribbon domain-containing OB-fold protein, which yields MSSVPRFWRNLGSRYNLEGTRCSECGEYFYPPRNVCVNCRRGGEIEPYTFKGTGEIVTYTFIHTAAEGFEIQAPYTLAIIQLDEGPRLTSQVVGDPEKIHIGMRVRSVFRKLGEDGKRGMIYYGTKFTPIDE from the coding sequence ATGTCTTCCGTTCCTAGATTTTGGAGAAATCTCGGCAGCCGGTACAATCTTGAAGGTACTCGCTGTAGTGAATGCGGGGAGTATTTCTATCCCCCCCGCAATGTCTGTGTGAACTGCAGGCGTGGAGGAGAGATTGAGCCTTATACGTTCAAAGGCACTGGCGAAATAGTAACATATACATTTATTCACACAGCTGCGGAAGGTTTTGAGATTCAGGCTCCCTACACCCTCGCCATAATCCAGCTGGATGAAGGACCCAGATTAACCTCCCAGGTAGTTGGCGATCCGGAAAAGATTCATATTGGAATGAGAGTAAGATCCGTTTTCCGCAAACTCGGGGAAGATGGTAAACGCGGTATGATTTATTACGGCACTAAATTCACCCCCATAGATGAATAA